From Quercus robur chromosome 8, dhQueRobu3.1, whole genome shotgun sequence:
CAAGCGATGAGATGGTAATGTACATACCTTCCATATAAGCAGAAGCCATTCAAAGGGGAAAGGTCATGCATCCCAAAAGCGGGATGATAACAGAGCTCTACAGTAGGAAATTGATGACCTAGAGAGGAAGTTGTGTAGAGCATAGTGAAGGTGTCCCTCCTCCAGCCCGAACACTAGCGATGAAGAGGACAACGAATACAGGCGAAGGTTGAGAACTCCACCAAGTGAAACcttctcctatgaggaagagcaaCCTCACAAACGCAGTCACAGAAGTTCATCCTTCAAGGACCTGGTAAACAACGCCATGAGCAAAGCCCTGGACCGAATCTCCCAGTTACCCTTCACACGCAAGATAGAGGGGGTTGAATTCCCTCAGCAGTTCCATTAACCTACCTTCACCATATATAACGGTCGGACGGACCCCGTAGAGCACGTAAGTCAATTcaaccagaggatggccgtccattcCAAAAACGAAACTTTAATGTGCAAAGTATTTTCATCTAGTTTGGAACCGATGGCTAGGAGATGGTTTGACGGCCTCAGGCCAAACTCCATAAATTCCTTTAAGCAACTAACCCACGCCTTCGGCTCTCGCTTCATCACGAGCAGCAGGGTTCTTCGACCCTTGGATTCCCTTCTATCCTTATCCATGCGAAAGGGGGAGACCCTAAAGGCCTACTCGGATAGGTATGGGGAATtgtataatgagatagagggCGATTATGATGACGTTGCCATCAGTACCTTCAAGAGAGGCTTGCCGACCGAGCACGATTTAAGAAAATCCCTAATTGGGAAACCGGTCACCAGCCTGCGCCAACTCTGGACCGAATCAACAAGTACAAGAGGGTCGAAGAAGACCAACAGTTGGGTAAGGGTAAAGCGAAgtttgtccctcaggagaggagggacttcaggtcagACCGATTTAGCAACAACAACCGATCGAGGAGAGACTACACGAAGCAACCTGGATCTACTAGAGCGCAAGCAGTCTACGCTGTATTTTGAGATCCATTACATCAGGTTTTGGAGAAAATCAGGAATGAaccattcttcaaatggccaaatagGATGGCGGGGGACCCCACGAAACGCAACCAGAACCTATACTGTTAGTACCACCAAGAACTGGGGCACACCACCAAAGACTGTAGGAACCTGAAAAACCACTTGGACCAGCTGGTCCGAAAGGGAAAATTGAGTCATCTCCTACATCATTCCAGTGGCCGACAAGAACAGACGAACATTGAGACATGGAGGGACACCTTGAGACCGCCtataggcacgataaatgtcattctcgTCGCTCCCGGAAGGACCGGTTCTCATCCTTCTAGAGTAATGTCGGTGGCCCGACTTCCTACTGAGATTGACGATTGGGAGTCTAAAAAGGTTAAGAGGATGGCCTCACCCATGCTAGGCTTCTCGGATGAAGATAAGATCGGAATTATCCAATCCCACGATGATGCTCTAGTTATCACGCTCAGGATTGGGGgatatgatgtgaagagagtgTTAGTCAATCAGGGTAGCGCTATGGaagtaatgtaccccgacctatacaaggggctgaatctGAAACTCGAAGACTTGACGGCATACGACTCCCTTTTGGTAAGCTTCGAAGGGAAAACCGTTACTCCGAGAGGCCAGATTAGACTGCCCATACAAACAGGTTTGGATATAGTGGAGGTGGACTTTATAGTGGTGGACGCATACTCACCCTACACAGCCATTGTAGCTAGGACTTGGCTTCATACCTTAGGGGCTGTTTTCTCTACTCTGCACTAGAAGGTGAAGTACTTGTCGGAAGGTCGGGTCAAAGAAGTTATAGAGGACCAGGCCATGGCTGACAATGCATGGTGCCCGCTATCTCACGACGACCGAGTGCTGAACCCTCAACCTCTACCGATAATGACTTATGGCAATTAACAACCCCGGCCATGACTGGTGGGGGGTCAACCGAGGAGGCAAATTGCGAGGATTTGGAAAAAGTTCCTGTAGGCCTTGATCTGGAAAGATTCTTTCAAGTCGGCTCGGAACTACCTCCCCAAGAGAAAGCATTGCTAATTGATTTCCTCAGGGAAAATGtggacgtgtttgcatgggacaCTTACGAGGCCTCGGGGGTCAATTCGAACTTCATATGCCACCACCTTAACGTTAATCCATCCGTTATGCCCAAGAAGCAACCCCTTCGGCATCCGTCGAAAGAGCATGCTAATGTGGTCAAGGAGGAAGTGATGAAACTTaagaaagcaggggctatcaaagaagtcttcTACCCTGAGTGGCTGACCAATACTgtagtggtgaagaagaagagcgggaaatggcaagtctgtgtagacttcacggacttaaataAGGCCTGCCTAAAAGACCCCTTCCCTATGCCTCGAATAGATCGGTTGGTAGACACAACCGCGGGAcatcctcgaatgagcttcgtagatgcctttcaaggatatcatCAATTACCCCTGGCTATAGATGATCAagaaaagacagcttttgtcacccctatcggaaactaccactataaagtgatgccttttggtttgaagaacGCCAGTTCCACCTAttagaggatgatgaccaggatgtttgagcTGCAAATGAGTAAGAACATTGAAGTCTAaatagatgacatggtggtaaagagtaaattggtgTCCGAACATGTGAGAAACCTTGGCGACATCTTTGAAATCCTGAGAAGACATAGGCTGTGCCTTAACGCGTCTAAGTGTTCGTTCGGGGTGGGATCAGGAAAGTTCTTGGGCTATATGGTGACCCACAGAGGTATCGAAGTCAGCCCCGACCAAATTAGAGCCATCCACAGcatgcagcctcctcggaatcccaaggaggtccaaaagcttaTGACATGATTGCTGCTTTGAACCGTTTTATTTCTTATTCGGCGGATAGATGTagacctttctttcttttattaaacaagtggaaagggttcGAATGGACCGAAGAATGTGTCTTGGCCTTCCAACAGCTCAAAGAGTATCTGTCTCGgccacccatcatgtctagTCCTGAAGTCGACGAAGTTTTGTTCGCTTACATTGTCGTGGCCCTTCATGTAGTAAGCTTAGTACTGATACGAGTGGACAACGGTGTACAACAGCCTGTCTCTTACATGAGCAAGTCATTGCATGAGGCTGAGATTCGCTACCTTCCCCTAGAAAAGGCCATCTTGGCGGTTGTTCAAGCTATACGGAAGCTcccccattatttccaagcatACATAGTCATTGTTCTGATCCAACTCCTGTTCAGGTCTATACTCCAGAGCACTGATTATACAAGGAGGATTGCTAAATGAGGCACCATTTTGGGTGCCTTTGACATtaagtacatgcctcgcaccgccGTAAAAGGCCAAATCCTCGCGGATCTAGTGGCTAAATTTACTGAACCCTCACTAGAGGAGGAATATGAAGCATAGATGAAAAATCGATTGGTGCAATCTCTCTGCAAGGGCCCACCTGTTGGAAGGTATACGTCGATAGCGCAGCAAATCAATGGGGCTCTGGGGTGGGACTAGTCCTGATTTCCCCCGAGGGGATTACCATTGAAAAATCGCTGAAATTAGGCTTCTCAGCCACAAATAACGAGGCAGAATATGAAGCCCTGCTGGAAGGAATGCCTATGGTCGAGAAATTGGGCAGGAAATCCGTAAACATGTTCTTGGACTCAAGACTTATTGTGGGTCAAGTAAATGGGGAATTAAAGGTaagggatgaaagaatgcaagagtacctaGACCAAGGTAAATGTTTGCAGTCGTGTTTTGATTCTTTTAGCCTACTGCACATATCTAGAAGTGGAAACACCCACGCTGATTCTCTGGCCACGTTGGCCACCTCCTCAGCTCAATGTTTACCTCGGGTTATAGTTGTGGAAGATCTACACAGGCCCTCGGTGGTGAAGACAGAAGTAATCCACATCCACGCGTCAGAGTGGGGCCTAGCTGGATGAACCCCTTAATACTATTTCTAAAAGAGGATGCCTTACCTAAAGAAAAGAGTGAAGCCgacaagattagaagaaaggCTTCTCGATTCTGGCTATCCAAGCACTTGAAACTATATAAACACTCATTTTCAGGACCGTACTTGCTCTGCATGCACCCTGATGCCACAGAACTTATCATAGAGGAGttgcatgaaggaatttgcaGAAACCATACAGGGGGCAGGTCCTTATCCCATAGAGCCATCACCCAAGGTTACTGGTGGCTAAACATGCAGAAAGAGGCACACGAATACGTGAAGAAGTGCGGCCAGTGCCAGAAGTTTGCCCCAAATATACATCAACCGGGAGGGATCCTCAATCCACTGTCCAGCCATTGGCCGTTTGCtcagtggggcttggatattgtaggGCCATTTCCTAAAGCAGAGGGGAACAAAAGATATCTACTCGTCGGCactgattacttcaccaaatgggtcgaaGCCAAACCACTGGCAAATATCAAAGATGTGGATGCCAAGAAGTTTGTCTAGAGAAGCATTGTCATCAGGTTCGGAGTCCCTTATACCCTAATCTTGGACAACagtcttcaatttgatagtaagacTTTCAGAAGGTATTGCAGTGAGTTGGGAATTGCGAATAGATACTCCACACTGGCTTACCCCTAGGGGAATGGGCAAGCCGAAACCGTTAACAAAGTCATAGTAAACAAGCTAAAGAAGAGGTTAGACGACACAAAGGGAAGATAGGTGGAAGAGCTGCCACATGTCCTGTGGACGTATTGAACCACACCCCACAGATCAACGGGggagacccccttttcgatgacctTTGGGGCTGAGGCTGTAATTCCGCTAGAAACGAACTTTCCAACACTGAAACCAAGCTCATTCTGTCCCAGTGGCAAAAATGAGCTGCTGGAGAAGAGTTTAGACCTTATTGAGGAGAGTAGGGAATGGGCAATGGTCCAATTCGCCTACTACCAACACAAGTTTAAGCAAGGTTTTGACGCCAAGGTAAAACTAAGGCCATTAGCACCTGGGGACTTGGTATTAAGAAAGGTTCTAGGCACTGCAAAAAATCCCACATAGGGAAAACTTGGACCAAATTGGGAGGGGCCATATCGTATCACTTCAATAGCCGGTGCAGAGGCAtactttttagaagatttggatgagcaTGCAGTACTACGCCCCTGGAATGTAAACAAACTGAaaaggtactattattaatgaaatttctGACTCTTGATATACCCTTCTATTGTGAAAAGCCTTTGTGCTACTTATCTCTCATTTTTCAAtgtaagtattaaacagaacccaagtcccgcgtgactcctcggaccacaggcttgggagaaattaatcactttgcatttttatccaagtattaaatagaacacAAGTCCttcatggctcctcggaccacaggcttgggggaaattaatcacttcgcatttttatccaagtattaaacagaacccaagtcccgCGTGGCTCTTTGGACCActggcttaggggaaattaatcacttcgcgtttttatccaagtattaaacagaacctaagtcccgcgtggctcctcggaccacaagtttggggaaaattaatcactttgcgttttttatccaagtattaaacagaacccaagtctcgcgtggctcctcggaccacaggcttgggagAAATTAATCACTTCATATCTTTAtacaagtattaaacagaacctaagtcccgcATGGCTCCTCGAGCCATAAGCTTAGGGAAAATTAATCACTTCGCGTttttatccaagtattaaacagaacccaagtcccgcgtggctcctcggaccacaagcttggGGGATATTAATCACTCCATATCTTTAtacaagtattaaacagaacctaagtcttgcgtggctcctcggaccataggattgggggaaattaatcacttcacgtttttatccaagtattaaacaaaacctaagtcccgcgtggctcctcggactacaggcttgggggaaattaatcactccatatttttatccaaatattaaatagaacctaagtcccacgtggctcctcagaccacaagcTTGGGAGAAATTAATCACTCCATATttttatccaagtattaaacagaacttaagtcccgcgtggctcttcggaccacaggtTTGGGAGAAATTAATCACTCCATATCTTTATACAAGTATTAAGCAGAACCTAGGCCTCGCGTGGCCCCTCAGACCACAAACccaggggaaattaattactcaaAAAGAGCACAAAGCATTGGGGAAGAATCTTTTTCCCTTGCTCATACTTAGCTATAATGAGTTACCATTAGAAATCTAGCAACACAGTCCGAATTCATTCATGACGACAATAAAGTTAAAGCAGTAAAAATAAagtccaaagaagaagaaattatatcATTCATTAAACTCCAAAAGAAGTTATCTTACAAACATTGGCAAAAGCCAAGGAAATGAAAGGCAGAACAAAACAATTGCAAAAGAAAACCCTACACTAAAGTTTTAGGCTTTATCTTTGGTTGGGCTTTTTGCGGGGCCATCAGTCTCGGGATAATCATCTCCGGCTTTGGATTTAGATTCGGCATCCTTGGCCCGCAAGACTACATCTCTAATTGTGAGGGTGTCCTTAGACGACTTGTCCTTGGCTGGTGGCTGTGCCTCCTCATCCACCCCTTTCCCCTTAGGAACGATGGGATCAAGAACGGAGGTCGAGGCGGAAAGGAGCTTCTCAGGAGGATCCGAATCAGGAATCTCTCGAATATCCTTAAGGAAGAAGATATTGTCGATCCTCCTGAGCTCGAAGTCTACAGGAACTCCCGCTTGGTCCATTGCTACTCCCCAGGACTTGGTACAGTAGTCCCTGCAAACCACAGCCACCTCCTCGATCAGCCTGGCCTTGGTGTCCTTCACCCCACGCTCGTAAGAGGCTGCCACCGCAGCCTCAATCGCCTCCCTGGCCACTCGAGCCGCCTCCTTCGCCTGTTGCAGTTGCGCCTTGAGGTCTAGGACCGTTTGCTTCTCGGTGGCCAGATTTATTTCTATTGAGTGAAGTTGCTGATGCATGTCCTCGACTTGCCTCGTTATGGTCTTAAGGCCCGCCTCAATACTGTCCTGAGCCTTAATAGCCTCTTTAACCTTGAGGCGGGACTAAACCTCAACGTTCACCTCCTCTCGGGAATTCTTCACCCACTCCTTGGCCACAAAGATTTGCTGGGTGACCTGTATAAAAGTAATGGAAGAATCATCAAAACAGAGACGACAAATAGATGAGCATAGAATAAGGAACTTGAACAATGGAGAATCTTCATTTTACCATAGCGAGATCCATCTTCAATGACATGAAGAGGTCCGGTTGCCTCGTAGTCCAGAGCCCATCCATGTTACGGGGCAAGAGGAGGGACTGCTGCAAGGCCTCAGCGATATACGATGCCTGCCCCCGTTGGGACTCCCAAAGGGTCGCGTCCCAAGGGATGGGAGTGCCATCCAATTCTAGCTAGGGAGACTAGGTGCGCTGCCCTTTCCTATGTGCAGCCTCATCTCGGCTGTCTATGGACTTTGTCCTTTTGTCTTTAGGCTCTTTGCCTTTTTTTTGCTGTTTGGCCTTCTAAGGGCCGACCTCGCCCTCCTCTAGTTCTTCGATTGGCCTTTTCCGCCTCAAGTTTGGAATGGGTTGTAGTGCGGGGTCAGTGGGAGGAGGAGGTAGAGGAGGAAGGCTAGCAGGAACTTGCTCCTTAGGGGCATCCTTGAAGGATTGCCCTTTGTTCCTGTTGGACATGAGGCCCCTCAGACAAGATCTTGGCTTTAGGTCCATGCCTTCCTTTTCAACTTCCTGGCTTGTGTCGATCCGAGCAATTATTAGTTCTGGAGAGTGAGCCGTTGAGAAGCGATCAAGATCCAAGTCAGAATCTGAAAGCTCTACGGGCCTTGTTGATACCTCACCCTCTTCGTTGAAGTGGAAATGATCGATTTCGGCTTCGAGGGACGAGTGCGTGGAATCAATTTCCTCCCCTAGAACGGCTACCTCTAGGGGAACGCGTTTAGTGGGCGGTTGGACTAGTGGTAAGTCTCTCCGAGCTAAGAAGCCCAGTTTAGAAACGTCAATACAAGCTAATCGGGGACTCTCGGCCCTTATCGCGTAGCCTACGTCCACAAAGGCACGAGATAAAGGCTCGTAGTCCAAAATGAGGTGAGCGGCCCGCAACTGCCCATCCTCGCTTACAAAGATCTCCGACCTTAAGAGGTAGTTGAGAGCTTGGACGTTGACTAGGCTGATCCTTGGGGTAGTGTGTACTTTGTCTGCAAAACATCCAAAGAAAGGGTTACGTCagtccaagaaaacaaacaaccaaaaccaAGACCAAAATAAGTAAAGGGAAAGCTCAAAAGACTAAGATCCCTACCGAGGGACCTGATCCTAGAATGTCCCACCTGGTGCTCCCGGCCTAACTGGGCAGCGAAGACCGTCGTGCCATGCTCCGGATACGATTAGATaatcgtccttcaagcctttgttggacttgggaaggcaagATATCAGTCTCACCTCGTCAGACCTGGATTTCAGGTAATACGACTCGGAAAGGTAGTGACACTCGTACAAGTGAACAAcatcgtgccatgagaggccgaggttcatctgttcATTCAGAGCATCTATGCACCCTAGAATCTGGAACATATTAGCGGCATACTAGTGGGGGGCCAACCTATGGCCGTGCAagtaatccctagttattctaCCCATAGGAATCGTCATCCCTCCTTCTATGAAAGCGATCATAGGAATGACGACCTGCCCCGTTTCTCTCTTGGTTAGGATTTGGTCCGAGGAGCAATACTTTAGATCCACTCCTTGCAAGATATGGTACTTGGCCCTAAAACCttccataccggccggagaattTACTAGGCTCTTAAACTTACCCATCCAGTTAACCCTGAAGGGCACGGAAAAAGGTTTATAAATGAAAGAAGGCCAAGGAGAACACCAAAAAAGGGGAGCAAGGGAATATGGGGAAATGAAAACTTATGGGAAGTATGAGTCCTAAATCTCTCAAACTTTCAAAGGATCCGCCGAGAATCCTTACAGGAACAGCTATGGAACTCAGGGACTTAGAGTATTTTGCGAGAGAAAATGCTAAAGTGCTCTGGAACGCTTGAATGTCTTTTCTAAAAAAGGGAAAGTAATCTCCCTCAGGAGCCTTATATAGCGAGGAAAAATGAACGGGATTACTCCCGCCCAAAATTTAGAGGAATATCTGTCATTGACTAAGTGCCCCACCGTTGGATGTGAGGGGACATAGAGCCGCCTAGTGCAATTAATGGCGCCTCGTGGATTACGAAACATCAGTAGTAGTAATGAGGCACGTGAGAGGGTGCTCCTACACGTGTGAATCAAGGAATTGTGGTGACTTATCcattaaatatcaaaattccacctttttctcctcggataagagggaaaaaccggaattttgaggggctattgtaggagCAAAGGCCCCAAATCATGTAATGGGCCTTAGGCCCTATATGGGACGATTAGCAATGTTCGAGGAGAGGAAATGGATGCCAATAGGATTTCCAACCCAGGTCTCGTGGATAGGGGGCGTTTGAAGGACGGTtcgaggaggaatgcctccttGGACGTGATGAATATGGCTCAAATATGCACTCTATTTGCTAGAAGGACCCACCCTAATAGACATTAGCAGTAGGGATGCATCCTACAGATCTGCAGGAAAGAAGGAAACGTAATATATCCAAGGAGAGGCTGCTGCTACCGCATTAAATGCGTTGCAGCTACttttttggccgcattaatgtgaagaGGACCTGTGAACAATGCTGCCTTGgccaccacaactcacagaaggctgaaa
This genomic window contains:
- the LOC126696243 gene encoding uncharacterized protein LOC126696243, whose protein sequence is MSVARLPTEIDDWESKKVKRMASPMLGFSDEDKIGIIQSHDDALVITLRIGGYDVKRVLVNQGSAMEVMYPDLYKGLNLKLEDLTAYDSLLVSFEGKTVTPRGQIRLPIQTGLDIVEVDFIVVDAYSPYTAIVARTWLHTLGAVFSTLH